gGTGTtgtgaaaaagaaagaaagaaagaggagagagagatttATATCATGAGCATTTGCAATTGGGGAAATTTAGGGCAAGGGACATCTTTTTTTATCATTATTTTTATATCGATcgagagagatggagagagagagagagagagagagagagagagagagagagagagagagagagagagagagagagagagagagagagagagagagagagagagagagagagagagagagagagagagagagagagagaggtagGTTGGAAAGTTTGGGACAAatttaccttttttttctttttctttttttcggGGGTTTGGTATCTCttttggttgttgctgttgctttttgttgttgtggttgtggttgatgtggttTGCGTAGATACCTTATGCATGCATATTTTAGGTTttgtgttttcttttttttggggggggatgtTTGGATTGGGGAGCGGTGTCAAACTTGATGATAATTATGgttatgtatgtatgtactATGTGCCTAGGTTTTTTGTCAGGTTTGGAATGgattggggaaggggtggggggggtgcGGGAGTAAATGTAGAGAGGAATATATACGTGTTGTATACCTTGTATATATTGTCGCGGTTCACTTGATATCATCTAAAACGAGATGAAGCTACATATGGCTGGGTGTATCAATACAGAAatatcaccatctcctccgccaaaaaGTCGAACAAGGCTGAAGCAGGTGGTTGTTCTGTGTATAGCCTCGACATGTCGTCACCTAGCCTGGCCCAGCGAAGAGACCTACTCGGTAAAagtgttggtgttgtggggaaccaccaccactcgtctttggtggtggtgatggtgggagtATAGGATATAAAACCAGACCAAGCGGGTCAATGCTGCTATACCGACCCACCAAGGCCAGCTggcgtgggagaggaggaggtcagatttgacgtcgtcgtcgtcgtccagtGTCCTCTGGTTCGTGTgactgttgttgtggttgggtgCAAAGTCTAGCGTGACGAGACAGAGCGGGTGTAGGTTATATCGGAGCTCGAACTCGGTCGAGAcacgggggcggtggtggtggtggtggtggtgaattggTGATCCGACGGAGAAGACCCGCCTGTTGTCTGGGATGGTGGCAAAGTCCAAGACTTTGGTTCTgatgtggaggtgggggtttggtCGGATGGCGCCGAAGGGGTTCTTCTCCCCcaggggggtgatgttgtgTGGGTTGAGGATTTCCATTTCGGGTTTGaagttgttgctgttgttgttgttgctgttgagggggttgtgcgGGTATATCCCGCATCGTTTGTTGTTCAAGATTGAGTTGGTGTATCCTCGGGAGATCTGGCTCCACGAGTGTAGGTGAAGCTCGTGAGATTGGTAGTGCAGAGAGCTGATGTAGTTTGGTAATGTTGGAGTTgctgtggggttggtgacgaGGTGCCAGAGGATGCTTCGGGGGATGTCCTGTCGCCAGTAACCGGCTATGTAGTCTTTCTCTGGGTCGAGAAaagcatcaacaacgcctTTGCTTGCTTTTAAGTATCGGTGGTACAAGCCTGCCAGACCTGAGATGGCAGGAGGGAAGTCACTCCTGTCTGTGAACGATTCGGGCAGGATTTTGCTGTAGGCTTGTATCAATTCCAACCAGCTATCCAAGACTTCCGACTGAGTGTGGCCGCCTCTGGGTCGGTAAAGGCTAAACACAGCGTCGTCACGCTGCCATATTTCTGCTTCGTAACTGCTGTAGGAAGCATTcattgttttggtggtttcgGAGCAGACGAAGTGAAGGTTTTGTTTTCCAAACACGATGCTACGGAGGGATGAAGCCCTCTCTTGAAAcacccaacctctccttgccCACCGACTGTCCGTTTTGAAATCCTAATGTCGAGTATCCCCGGCGACAAATGCGATCCTGAGGCTTGTCATTGCAGAGGCGTAGTCAATATCGGCTTCGACCCCCCTCAGTCGCCAGCAGTACTGCCCAGAAAAGGGCGCAAAGCATGACCGGTATGGCATCAAGATCCGATGCTCTGGTTTAGGCTGGAGGAACCCCTGGCGACAGCTCTGTGAAGAAGCAGCGCAGAGGGTGACAAAGGCGTTGCCGTAGATCTTGTGCATATCCACGCATTGTCGGTCCCAGTCAGCTGGATCGTCCTGCGAGATGCAAAGTGCATCAACCCACAGGTAGCGCAGGGAAAGGGCCCTGCTCATGGCAACCGCATCCTGCACCGAGAGAGGTAGCCTTTTGAACTGGATCCCAAGCCGGTGCTGGGCGAGACTTCCTTGGGTCAGTGTGATTTGCGCGcgagcatcatcatctgTCGAGCCCCAGCAGTAACTGAGAGCGGCATACTTCGGAATCTGTGCTGCCGTGAAGGCTTCTTCGCGTGCCACCAAACGTAACTCGGTGCCCTGTACGTCCAGTAGCCTCTCTGGGCAAAAGGAATCATCCGCCAACTGGTGGTCGTGCTTCTCACACTCGGCAATCTGGTCACGGGCCCAACGAAGATAACTGTCTTGGATGCAGTCTTGCCTCGGCTGCAAGTACAAGACGGTATGCAGATGTTCATTATCTAGAGAGGTCAGTTTCCCAAGTCGACAGTGGAGCGAAGCGGTGTGTGTGCCCATACTCGGAGCGGCTTCCGCAACCCACTTGATAATAACCGGTCTAGGGACCTCGATGGGAAGGTTGTCATCAAATATAACTCTCAAATGGAGTCCGCTGAAGCTGGCAATCGTACCCATATCAGGGTTTCTCTACGCGGTATGCTCGAATTGTGATCCAGAGCGGCTCTGGCCCTCGCATTCGCTGCGAGAAAGCCGGGTTCGAGATGATACTGTCTACTTCCGGAACCTTTAAGAGCAGAATTTCTCGCAGTGCTTTGCAGAACTCGCATTGCCGAGACGCTTGCTTAAGACTCGGTAAGTTGGGAAAATTGTCGAGGACAAGATATTGTGTTGTATGTGCCATAGTGAAGCAATCCCACCAGTTTCCCCAACCCATCTTCTCCGGCATCAACGTAAACGCATCATCATATCTCAGAGGCAGGGATGAACTGAACGGTTGGTAGGGATGAGGGCTGGGGAATGCCAGAAGCTTGCACTTGGAGCAGAGTCGTGGCTGTAATAGTGGGACTGGTGGCATGGTGATGATTGCCGTGAAAAAAGAGAAGCATTGAAGCTGTCGAGCATCGTCAATAGGAAAGGCATTATCTGGGTAAGTGCGTAGAAAGAATTGGCGGCCTCAAATTTAGCTGTGCTCTGCGCCTCTCCTGACAACCAATCATGAGTATCTGGGCTCTGCCGCTGCGAGATGCTGGGTGATTTGCGGCGCCAGTTATTCTATCAGTAAGATACTACTCACAAAAATCACATGAAACACGATATGCCAAAACTCATCAACAGAAACATCTCATATTAATCCACAATCTCACGCTACCTAGGTAAACtaacccccaacctcaaactcTCCTCCCAATCCAACAAGCCAAACTAGACCCCATCAAAAAAGCATACCAAAACCAAAATTCCCAATCCCTAAACACATCAAGCCGTGAGGCAGCAATGTATGTATATTTCCCAATTTCCAgccccttcttcttccccctcacACTTGCACACCACTTCATTTTGTCTTTTTATTCCGGAAATCCCTCCGCAACACGCACGCCACCAACGATATTTTTCTTCCCTCATATTtcttgtttgtgtgtgtcCAATCTGTGTCTTCCAATCCCATATACCCAAAATTCATCACATCATTCATCAGAAAAAGTTAAACATCAAAACTGCAAGCCAAAAAAACATAAAATATAAGATAAACGCAATGCAAGAAGGTGAAAAAAGATACAAGATGTCGCGTGTTGAAGATGTACAAAGAGCTGATCATGAATAAACCAAGCCAAAAAGATAACCAAATAATAAGAAGAAAGAATTGGTATCTTTACCCACCCCTTATATAGAGACCACAGTAAAGAAAAATAACCACCACGAAAAACAAcagcagtggtggtgttcGTGTATAATACTGTTGAGGAGTGATCAAATCATCTCACTCTGATGCAATCCGGTCCTGTACTCATCCCTCGCCTGCTGAGCCGCCATCTGCGCCTGGACCTGCTGCAACACCTGGTTGTTCATGCCCCTATAGTTGCTCATCGACACCGGTGgtcccctctctcccccGCCCATTTGTTGAGGGATCATTGGGACGCTCTCATAGGGTGCGTACTGGATCTCTGGACTCTTCGCAGCTTGTCTGCTTCTGCTGGCAGATCTCATCCTCTCTGTTGCGCGGGAAATCCTCGCGCCAATAGAGTTATCAACGCTGCTGCGACCTCTGTTGTGACCGTTtctggaggaagggggtgccGGAGGTGAGAGGATAGGGACGGTGGACTCGCCGACGGGGATGGCAGCCGGAGCggggggtggcggaggaggaggaggaggagaaatttgctgttgaggctggtCTTCGTCCATGACAATCTCAATCATTCCTGAGCTGCCTCCGTAGACGATAGGCTTAGCACCTGAGGCGGCCAtatgagggaggggagctggtggtgggggaggcggagtGGCGAGATGTTGGAGCTCCTTCAGCattggggggagaggaggaggcggaggaggaggagggatcatgttgttgttgccggcGTCATGGGAAGGACGGCGACCCATGTTACCGAGCATCATGTTTGCGTCGTGGGAGGGGCGGCGGCCCATGTTGCCCAATGTCATGACGTTGGTGTCTTGAGATGGGCGGCGAGCCATCATGCCTGCGTCGGAGGGGCGGCGGCCCGAGGGGATGGCGTTAGTGTCCTGAGAGGGGCGACGAGCGGAATCGTTGCCCATGGCGGAGGGTCCTCGGGAGCTGCCTTGGGGCATGATGAGATCGCGGGGAGGGGCGGACATGGAGCGGCCCATCTGAGCAGCAATGCGGGAGTTgtgcgagggaggaggtgtgtACACTGTTGATGGGAGCAGCATGGCAAGGCCGCCATCTTCTTGTTTTGGTTCCTCGGGCTCAACCTTCTTGGGAGAATGTCTGGGCGACTGTTGAGTGACGTTCGGCGAGGTCTGGGAAAAGCCAGCTGGAATGGCAGGCACGGAAACATCCTGTTGCTTCCTGCTCGCATCAGACTCCAAGACCAAACGCATGGCCCGCGGTGTGGCGGGAAGGCCGATATGCGGTCCGCGGTTCGCATACATGCTCCGTCCAGCGTTGGGATCCACACTGGCACTGCGGGAAGGAAGATCCTCTTTTCTAGGTGGCTCGTAGACGGTGCTCGGCAGACCCCCAAGTGTAGTAGGCGATCTTCTGCTGGGGAAAAGCTGGTCGGGATGCATGATTGGGGGCACCGAAGGACGCTGAGCAAGAGATTTGCGGCGCTCCTCCAGTTCACGGGCCGCTgcctccttcttgagctgCCTCTCATCCTTGATGACCCTCAGATCGCCCGAATCATCGGCAACCAGCTGCATCGGTGCCGGGGTCTGCAACGGAGCAGCGACCTTGACCCTTCGGGAAGACCCATCAGTTCCAGCGTGTGACGTTGTCCTGCGGATACCCTCCGGCTTCTCGCGGCCTGCATCCCTAGATGACCAGGCATGCGAGCGGACAGACATGGGAGAAGCTGGCCCAGCTCGGTCTCGGTTGGTGCTTGCGCTGCGGTTGTTTCTCTGGCGGAACCTTTCACGCTCCTCCATCGCCTGGCGGtagtcctcctcatcttcagaTCCTTCGAAGTGCTGAGGTCGGTGCAAGTCAGCCGACATAggcatgggcatgggcaTCGGctggggtgaggttggcgatCGCTTGGATGACTGTTCACGGTTTGCGGAGCGGCTTCGAATGTTCAAGGGCGCGGGGACGTTAGACTTGCTGGGGCTGCGAGCCCTGCTTGTGCCCCGTGTCCTACTAGCATTGCGGCTCGACGCTCTGGTCCTCGAAGTCTCGCGATTGGCATAGCCTACTTTTCGTACGgtgctgggctggctggcgggcTCCAGTTCATCAGTTGAAACATCGAGCATCTTGTTCCTATGATTCAAGTAGTACTGGTGTTCCGCATCGTGGTTGGGCGTGGCCAGGTTGATCAGATCCTCGGGAGACATGGGAATGGGTGACTTTGGCGAACGTTTGCCGCCCTTGGGGGTGTAGTTACGGTCGGCGGCCCGCCCACGGTCCTTCGATGCCATACGACCATCCTTGCGAGACCGGCTGGTGTCACGCGCATTGGTGCGGTTCTCACGGCTGGTCCCACGAGTTCTGCTCTTAGTTTGGGCAGTatcgaggttgttgagataGTCATCCAGGCTCTTGTTCTCCTGAGGACGATATCCACGATAGCCTCGAACGCTTGACGCCTGAGACGCTTGCGAGGCAGATGCCAAAGAGCTAGCCACAGAGCCAGCTGCCGATCCTGGACCCTTTCTTCTAGAGGGCCAGTGGTAACGGACAGAAGAGCCGGCCGATGGTTCGGGTGAGGTCACATCTTCAGGGTGGGTGTCCTTGAGCCCCGAGAGGGACAGATCAAGACCCTCAGGGatgcgggagcgggagccaTTTCTCGTCCTGCCGGCGTCCATAAAAGAAGCAAAGGCGGCTGGTgacggggaaggaggtggctGGTTTCTCGACTGCTGCTTCATCATGCTAGGACTGGCGGTGCTGGGTCTCATAACGTCCAGACCCCTAGCAGCAAAACTAGGTGGCTCGATAGGTTGGATGTTAGCATACGGGTCGCCTGGGGGCTTGCTGATGGCGGTCAAGACATTCTGGTGAGAGTCTGCCTGTTCGCCAATCGAAGGAAGTCGCCGCCGGTTGAAGCCGCCGTTTACAGGACGAGCTGACGCTGGGGTGTTCAGCTGGCTTCGGTTGCCACGAAGGACGGCGGTGGTAGGGTCGGCGCCGCCTGGAGAAAGAGCAGACTCCAAAATAGGAGTCGCCCCAGCAGCAATGGGAGTCTTGCCCTCGCCATCGTTGAGAAACCTGTTTTTAGCATTGGGGTTGCTGAAGGTGGTGATAAGCTTGAGAGATGCGTTCTTTGCAATGCTGCGCTGTGGCCCATGTTGCATCACAGGAGGCGACAGGGGAGGACTGAGCAGCTCCGGTACAGTCTGCGTGATCGTCGGGAATGTGACCTGCTGAGCAGATGGTGATGTCCATGGCTCTGTAGACTCACGGCCAGTACACGCAAAGCAGCGAATGGCCAGTTGTTGCTGACCATGCTGAACCGCCCACTCACCCCACTTCCTCACAATCTGCTCCTGTCGTTCCCACGCGGccgggaagaagaggcaggtGAGGATCAAGGCCTCCATATGCTTCTTGTGGGAGATGTAAATCTCCACCGCATCATTATGATCGCCCATCCCGATCATGATGGTCGCTGCGGCATGAACGTCGCCATTCTCCAACAGCCGCTGGACATAAGCCCGGCCAAGCTTGTGTTGCGATGCCTGTCCTCCAATGCCACTGAGCGCCAGAAGCATCCAGTCAGACGAGGTCATGTTCTCCGACCCCATAGCCATGATATCAGTGCTGATGTCGCCCAGCCATTTGGCCAGGAGAATGCGGTTGGTTGACCCCAGAGGGTGGCGGGACATTTCATCTCGAACCAGGTCGTCAGCATCCTTGTTCCAGCCAAAAATGGTGCTGAGCATTTGCCGGCGCAAATCATCGTTGGTAAGGCGGCTGTTATCGCTGGAATATGGGGCCTTGTAGGGAACATCCATGAGCCGGCTCTTGGTGAATTTGAACAGGTCGGCAACCTTGTTACCATCTGGACTGCGTGGGACCTCATGGCGTAATCTGGAAGGCCTGTGCCGTGAGCGGTATTGTGAGCTGCTGACAG
The window above is part of the Podospora bellae-mahoneyi strain CBS 112042 chromosome 3, whole genome shotgun sequence genome. Proteins encoded here:
- a CDS encoding hypothetical protein (EggNog:ENOG503P2P2; COG:S), translated to MNASYSSYEAEIWQRDDAVFSLYRPRGGHTQSEVLDSWLELIQAYSKILPESFTDRSDFPPAISGLAGLYHRYLKASKGVVDAFLDPEKDYIAGYWRQDIPRSILWHLVTNPTATPTLPNYISSLHYQSHELHLHSWSQISRGYTNSILNNKRCGIYPHNPLNSNNNNSNNFKPEMEILNPHNITPLGEKNPFGAIRPNPHLHIRTKVLDFATIPDNRRVFSVGSPIHHHHHHHRPRVSTEFELRYNLHPLCLVTLDFAPNHNNSHTNQRTLDDDDDVKSDLLLSHASWPWWVGIAALTRLVWFYILYSHHHHHQRRVVVVPHNTNTFTE
- a CDS encoding hypothetical protein (EggNog:ENOG503P2P2; COG:S) translates to MGTIASFSGLHLRVIFDDNLPIEVPRPVIIKWVAEAAPNNEHLHTVLYLQPRQDCIQDSYLRWARDQIAECEKHDHQLADDSFCPERLLDVQGTELRLVAREEAFTAAQIPKYAALSYCWGSTDDDARAQITLTQGSLAQHRLGIQFKRLPLSVQDAVAMSRALSLRYLWVDALCISQDDPADWDRQCVDMHKIYGNAFVTLCAASSQSCRQGFLQPKPEHRILMPYRSCFAPFSGQYCWRLRGVEADIDYASAMTSLRIAFVAGDTRH
- a CDS encoding hypothetical protein (EggNog:ENOG503P0H7; COG:S), with product MSASGHHLPRSRAGSSTSALDKGRTAHMQDYAMAPNTKDVVRYFDPCAATSNMFLYAQGNSVVCCQHDSLTIERRFARHSEEVQLLAVDNQSDMGAGRLVVSYDAGQTAIVWDLLTGDEVARFASYENLTCAAWMRNGNVAFGNVQGNVILFEPTTSEHLSTRTIDQIAITAISPVADCRTFAIGYQNGSLLIATLQPRFTIIHNLVTSRGPSPIVTLSWHASSAKQKTDMLAVQTTDGDLRVWSVSKAYNTDDPPKVVRILKRTENYLVGPNWMGWSKNGRVIQFSESETISWDVRTKHVTYDTIPTLETVRGLTVYGPGAILFTLGPNNTVQQFDLNAPAVMVNNVQHPANLLPPSPPISLEDDKNQPGSVSETESNVEIAFHPHELSETDDERGSPLARLVRRGEESDNEPYRRPTSPGSSVTQSSVSISSSTSQTMPRRYPDSVVSRGLTENTYISTGSSLRSGVTPGRDRRNERETLSTTSSMSVSSSQYRSRHRPSRLRHEVPRSPDGNKVADLFKFTKSRLMDVPYKAPYSSDNSRLTNDDLRRQMLSTIFGWNKDADDLVRDEMSRHPLGSTNRILLAKWLGDISTDIMAMGSENMTSSDWMLLALSGIGGQASQHKLGRAYVQRLLENGDVHAAATIMIGMGDHNDAVEIYISHKKHMEALILTCLFFPAAWERQEQIVRKWGEWAVQHGQQQLAIRCFACTGRESTEPWTSPSAQQVTFPTITQTVPELLSPPLSPPVMQHGPQRSIAKNASLKLITTFSNPNAKNRFLNDGEGKTPIAAGATPILESALSPGGADPTTAVLRGNRSQLNTPASARPVNGGFNRRRLPSIGEQADSHQNVLTAISKPPGDPYANIQPIEPPSFAARGLDVMRPSTASPSMMKQQSRNQPPPSPSPAAFASFMDAGRTRNGSRSRIPEGLDLSLSGLKDTHPEDVTSPEPSAGSSVRYHWPSRRKGPGSAAGSVASSLASASQASQASSVRGYRGYRPQENKSLDDYLNNLDTAQTKSRTRGTSRENRTNARDTSRSRKDGRMASKDRGRAADRNYTPKGGKRSPKSPIPMSPEDLINLATPNHDAEHQYYLNHRNKMLDVSTDELEPASQPSTVRKVGYANRETSRTRASSRNASRTRGTSRARSPSKSNVPAPLNIRSRSANREQSSKRSPTSPQPMPMPMPMSADLHRPQHFEGSEDEEDYRQAMEERERFRQRNNRSASTNRDRAGPASPMSVRSHAWSSRDAGREKPEGIRRTTSHAGTDGSSRRVKVAAPLQTPAPMQLVADDSGDLRVIKDERQLKKEAAARELEERRKSLAQRPSVPPIMHPDQLFPSRRSPTTLGGLPSTVYEPPRKEDLPSRSASVDPNAGRSMYANRGPHIGLPATPRAMRLVLESDASRKQQDVSVPAIPAGFSQTSPNVTQQSPRHSPKKVEPEEPKQEDGGLAMLLPSTVYTPPPSHNSRIAAQMGRSMSAPPRDLIMPQGSSRGPSAMGNDSARRPSQDTNAIPSGRRPSDAGMMARRPSQDTNVMTLGNMGRRPSHDANMMLGNMGRRPSHDAGNNNMIPPPPPPPPLPPMLKELQHLATPPPPPPAPLPHMAASGAKPIVYGGSSGMIEIVMDEDQPQQQISPPPPPPPPPAPAAIPVGESTVPILSPPAPPSSRNGHNRGRSSVDNSIGARISRATERMRSASRSRQAAKSPEIQYAPYESVPMIPQQMGGGERGPPVSMSNYRGMNNQVLQQVQAQMAAQQARDEYRTGLHQSEMI